One window from the genome of Gadus macrocephalus chromosome 7, ASM3116895v1 encodes:
- the LOC132462155 gene encoding uncharacterized protein LOC132462155 isoform X1, with the protein MEAVVWRCSSGGPWRSSGGARREVHGGRLEALAAGGGKAGSRAAQRMQNEGLRRRSWRQRPAWRRRWPGGPGGVQPGRGGMEGQLAAPHQKGLETAEVLEATAVLEATAGLEVEANLEVLESVGLEAAVGSNLEGLEAVVETNLEGLEAVVGTNLEGLVAVVGTNLEGLVAVVGTNLEVPAVASTWRRSAWRARRRSAWRARRRSAWRARRRRRRPGGPGGGGGVLEGPVAAAPHPKK; encoded by the exons atggaggcggtcgtctggaggtgctcgtctggaggtccgtggcggtcgtctggaggtgctcgccgtgaggtccatggcggtcgtctggaggcgctcgctgcaggtggagggaaggccgggagccgtgcagcccaacggatgcagaacg aaggactgaggcggaggtcctggaggcagaggccagcctggaggcggcggtggcctggaggtcctggaggcgtccaacctggaaggggcggcatggagggccagttggcggctcctcatcaa aagggcctggagacggccgaggtcctggaggcaacggcggtcctggaggcaacggcgggcctggaggtggaggccaacctggaggtcctggagtcggtgggcctggaggcggcggttgggtccaacctggagggcctggaggcggtggtggaaaccaacctggagggcctggaggcggtggttgggaccaacctggagggcctggtggcggtggttgggaccaacctggagggcctggtggcggtggttgggaccaacctggaggtcccggcggtggcgtccacctggcggcggtcagcctggagggcccggcggcggtcagcctggagggcccggcggcggtcagcctggagggcccggcggcggcggcggcgtcctggagggcccggaggcggcggcggcgtcctggagggcccggtggcggcggctcctcatcca aagaaatga
- the LOC132462155 gene encoding uncharacterized protein LOC132462155 isoform X2, which produces MQNEGLRRRSWRQRPAWRRRWPGGPGGVQPGRGGMEGQLAAPHQKGLETAEVLEATAVLEATAGLEVEANLEVLESVGLEAAVGSNLEGLEAVVETNLEGLEAVVGTNLEGLVAVVGTNLEGLVAVVGTNLEVPAVASTWRRSAWRARRRSAWRARRRSAWRARRRRRRPGGPGGGGGVLEGPVAAAPHPKK; this is translated from the exons atgcagaacg aaggactgaggcggaggtcctggaggcagaggccagcctggaggcggcggtggcctggaggtcctggaggcgtccaacctggaaggggcggcatggagggccagttggcggctcctcatcaa aagggcctggagacggccgaggtcctggaggcaacggcggtcctggaggcaacggcgggcctggaggtggaggccaacctggaggtcctggagtcggtgggcctggaggcggcggttgggtccaacctggagggcctggaggcggtggtggaaaccaacctggagggcctggaggcggtggttgggaccaacctggagggcctggtggcggtggttgggaccaacctggagggcctggtggcggtggttgggaccaacctggaggtcccggcggtggcgtccacctggcggcggtcagcctggagggcccggcggcggtcagcctggagggcccggcggcggtcagcctggagggcccggcggcggcggcggcgtcctggagggcccggaggcggcggcggcgtcctggagggcccggtggcggcggctcctcatcca aagaaatga
- the LOC132461122 gene encoding LOW QUALITY PROTEIN: telomerase-binding protein EST1A-like (The sequence of the model RefSeq protein was modified relative to this genomic sequence to represent the inferred CDS: deleted 4 bases in 3 codons), whose translation MLFVLLKSKMAEEVDRVRISAAELRAEALSLIDIGRTAEDQQQQQKTKKCEAKGPQLNTFQPMAGQVNRGHDSEGENTPPSLCGSQENVNSPQSDNSMVPDAFSEGQRPRARPRGRGGNKQSVRKVVAVGDAPPPPAKEEAQGNDFAGTQEELQESAGAAHLSRKARKPDQQFYRPGSRRSAQEREPGADREPARPPPERSSHSAQAPPQNHTQDGAGGKPSAPQEEGGEENRGNGGKPTGDRPNDKNRKKDRRDPDRPPSLPTSEPAPETLANKVGKLSLKEKEEGAAGKEDMEAGRQRAKVSEESKKGEGETPEKKRDRGNRRRRGGEREKDTLSETGRGRVAESGGGEGGGGGGGGGGGGGGGGESDRKKEAPPESGRVAERGCGGEGGGKSERKRDPGPEETTRRASDGIQGQEASQPAKGRDNNRTRDSRRGADKPHNNSSSSRAPDQQRDAAGGRQEPAAAASGERNKHNTNNPSSSKRYSKLDIRRTRDRTYSSSSASSAASFDPPSGGRSGQRTAFQRPGAGRREQAGGRRDRDGRAANGQSSTESPEGSDTSAPAKDRRTGRRDGGERERERGGERGGQRERGGEKERGGEGGERERGGERERGGERPREESHRVRPLREGGRGVLRVSLDQPPAPPQSDRGPQPPPGSAPRGRGRGLLVLPAHTDLSGGPEPGPRLLFGGARGAAVGRGRGGRGGGSRRLWDPNNPEQKPALQRGPQLGPLPPPMFLQTGGGYGPLHFLDTDDEAAGSPPVPQGGGFPGPQAVAAAYYKFQTSDDPYGRAGPPAGPPAPGPGAAQRYPYPYQAGPSYYGGPANGVLPAPGGYRAAGHAQPGPPGAGGGRATPEEVEQQNRGELGRLLRGADAQELQINNLLSRDTLSAQGLERMAQLRWAGARLLEELQNLKSTVLSQEKRICDLENKLSQYTNGTA comes from the exons atgttgtttgttttgttgaaatCCAAAATGGCGGAGGAAGTTGACCGAGTCCGAATCTCAGCCGCGGAGCTTCGAGCCGAAGCATTGAGTTTGATTGATATCGGTCGCACTG CAGaagatcagcagcagcagcagaagacgaAGAAGTGTGAGGCAAAGGGCCCTCAGCTGAACACCTTCCAGCCAATGGCTGGACAAGTGAACCGTGGCCAtgacagtgagggagagaacaCCCCCCCGAGTCTCTGTGGTTCACAGGAGAACGTCAACTCGCCCCAGTCCGACAACAGCATGGTTCCTGATGCGTTCTCGGAGGGCCAGAGACCCAGAGCCCGCCCGAGGGGCCGCGGTGGCAACAAACAGAGCGTCAGGAAGGTGGTCGCGGTCGGTGACGCGCCTCCCCCGCCCGCCAAAGAAGAAGCTCAGGGAAACGACTTTGCTGGAACGCAGGAAGAACTCCAAGAGTCCGCCGGCGCCGCACATCTGAGCCGGAAGGCACGGAAACCGGACCAACAGTTCTATCGGCCCGGGAGCCGGCGGAGCGCCCAGGAGCGGGAGCCGGGCGCAGACAGGGAGCCGGCCAGACCTCCGCCTGAGAGGAGCTCTCATTcggcccaggccccgccccagAACCACACCCAGGACGGGGCAGGAGGCAAACCCTCGGCCccccaggaggaaggaggggaggagaacagggggaacgGCGGCAAGCCCACCGGCGACAGGCCTAACGACAAGAACCGCAAGAAGGACAGGAGGGATCCAGACAGACCCCCATCGCTCCCCACCAGCGAGCCAGCGCCAGAAACCCTCGCCAACAAGGTGGGGAAGCTCAgcctgaaggagaaggaggaaggagcagCCGGGAAGGAGGACATGGAGGCCGGACGCCAAAGAGCGAAGGTGTCCGAGGAGAGTaagaaaggagaaggagagaccccCGAGAAGAAGAGGGATAGAGGAaaccggaggaggagaggaggcgagagGGAGAAGGACACTCTTTCCGagactgggagagggagagtagcggagagtggtggaggagaaggaggaggaggaggaggaggaggaggaggaggaggaggaggaggaggagagagcgataGGAAGAAGGAAGCTCCCCCTGAGTCTGGGAGAGTAGCAGAGAGAGgttgtggaggagaaggaggaggaaagagcgAGAGGAAGCGTGACCCTGGTCCAGAAGAGACAACCAGGCGGGCGTCAGATGGGATTCAAGGCCAGGAGGCCAGCCAGCCGGCCAAGGGAAGAGACAACAACCGGACCCGGGACAGCCGGAGAGGGGCCGATAAACcccacaacaacagcagcagcagccgggcCCCAGACCAGCAGAGAGACGCTGCCGGCGGCAGACAAGAGCCGGCGGCAGCGGCGAGCGGCGAGAGGAACAAACACAACACCAataacccctcctcctccaagcgTTACTCAAAGTTGGACATCCGGCGCACACGAGACCGTACCTACAGCAGCAGCTCGGCCAGCAGCGCCGCCAGCTTCGACCCCCCCAGCGGGGGGAGGAGCGGCCAGAGGACGGCGTTCCAacggccgggggcggggcgccGCGAGCAggccggggggaggagggaccgGGACGGCCGGGCCGCCAACGGGCAGTCGTCCACTGAGTCGCCGGAGGGCAGCGACACGAGCGCTCCCGCCAAGGACAGACGCACTGggaggagagacgggggggagagggagagggagagggggggagaaaggggagggcagagggagaggggaggggagaaagagaggggaggagag ggaggggagagggagcgaggaggggagagagagaggggaggggagagaccgagagaggagAGTCACAGAGTGCGGCcgctgagggagggggggcggggcgtccTGCGTGTGTCCCTGgaccagccccccgcccccccccagagcGACAGGGGCCCCCAGCCTCCGCCGGGCTCGGCGCCGCGAGGGAGGGGCCGGGGCCTCCTGGTCCTCCCCGCC CACACAGACCTCTCCGGGGGCCCCGAGCCCGGGCCCCGGCTCCTGTTCGGGGGGGCCCGAGGGGCGGCCgtgggccggggccgggggggccgcgGCGGTGGCAGCAGGCGCCTCTGGGACCCCAACAACCCGGAGCAGAAGCCGGCCCTGCAGCGGGGCCCCCAGCTCGGGCCCCTGCCGCCGCCCATGTTCCTGCAGACGGGCGGCGGCTACGGGCCGCTGCACTTCCTGGACACGGACGACGAGGCGGCGGGGAGCCCGCCCgtcccccagggggggggg tttCCCGGCCCGCAGGCCGTCGCCGCCGCCTACTACAAGTTCCAGACCTCGGACGACCCCTACGGCCGCGCCGGGCCCCCGGcgggcccccccgccccggggCCCGGCGCCGCGCAGcgctacccctacccctaccagGCGGGCCCGTCCTACTACGGGGGCCCCGCTAACGGCGTGTTACCCGCCCCCGGGGGGTACCGGGCGGCCGGCCACGCCCAg ccggggcccccgggggccgggggggggcgggccacgcccgaggaggtggagcagcagaACCGGGGCGAGCTGGGCCGCCTGCTGAGAGGGGCGGACGCCCAAGAGCTGCAGATCAACAACCTGCTGTCCCGGGACACCCTGAGCGCCCAAGGCCTGGAGCGCATGGCCCAGCTCAGGTGGGCCGGAGCG cggctgctggaggagctccaGAACCTCAAGTCCACCGTGCTGTCTCAGGAGAAGAGGATATGTGACCTTGAGAACAAGCTCTCCCAGTACACCAACGGCACGGcctga